The genomic stretch TAATATTATCTTAAATAAAAATATTTTTTATATATATATTTTTTATATATATTTTATAATAATTTTATAAAAATTTATAAAAAATTATAAAAACTTATAGAGGTTTATAAAAATTTTAATTTTTTCTTTGGAGGACAAAATCTGCAATTAAAGAAAGAGTGTATTTAGCTTCAGAGTCTGGTAAAACTTCAAGCAGTTCTTTAGCTTTTTTAACATTGGCAAGAGCAACGTCTTGAGCATATTGAATAGAACCATATTTCTCAAAAATTTCCATTGCTTCATCAATATATACCTGTTCACAATTGCCACTTTCATTACCAATCTTCAAAATTTCTATAAGACGATTCTTATCTTCCTCATTAGCATTATTTAAAGCATTAACAACTATTATAGTCATTTTTCCTTCAGCTATATCACTGCCTACAGGTTTTCCAAGAGAATCAACATCACTTACAAGATCAAGGTAATCATCTTGAATTTGGAAAGCTAATCCTATAAGTTTACCATAATCATACATAGCTGAAACTGTCTTTGCATCAGCTCCACCCATAATAGCCCCTGATTCAGTAGCAGCTGCTATCAATGCACCTGTTTTTTTGAATATCATTTCTAAATATTCTTCTTCATTGACATCAAAGTTTCCTTCAAACCCCATATCCTGAGCTTGACCTTCACATATCTTTACACAAGCATCAGCAACTGTAGATAACGTGCGATTAACACGATTTAAACATTCTTCGGGGTTGTTTGAATTAATTTCATCTTTAGATTTAATAACTAATTCATAAGCTTTTGAAAACAAAGTGTCTCCAGCTAATATAGCTACAGGTTCTCCCCAAACTTTATGAACAGAAGGTTTTCCACGTCTCATATCGTCTTTATCCATAATATCATCATGAATAAGTGAAAATGTATGAATTAATTCTATAGCAGCTGCTGCCTTTATAGAACTTGTAATAGTTCCACCAACAGACTCACTAACTAAAACAGTTAATGAAGGTCTTAACATTTTTCCACCTGCTTTAGTTAGATAAATTGAAGCTTCACGAAGATCTTCTGGACCAATTGATGAAAGAGCATCCTCGATTTCTTTAGTAATATCTTTAGAATATTGTCCTAATATTTTACTTACTTCCTCATTAATATTTGACATGAAATACCTCCATAATAATAAATATATTATAATATATCAGAATAATAATAATCACTAAAAAAATAATCACTAATTAGTCACTAATAACCTAATCACTTAGTATTATACATTAAAATAGTTAATTATTAAAATAGTTAATTATTATATTAAAATTATAAAAAGAATTTAAGAAAATCCTCCGTTAAATACTTGTGCTTGACCATTTCTCAAAATATGAACATTATTACCAATTCTATATCCTTCTTCTTCAGCTAATTCCCCATATGCAGATAACATTGCTAATTCTCCGTGAGCAGGAATTATATGCATTGGTTTAAGCATTCTAAGGAAATCTCTATGATCTTCTCTTCCAGCATGCCCAGATACATGAGCATTGGAATAAATTCTTGCCCCACTTGAAATTAGCCTACGTTCCATCATGTGCCGATTAGCTTTATTTGTAGGGTTTGGAATAATTGGAGCTGATATAATGACATTATCTCCAGGACGTACAGTAAATGGAGTTCTTCCACTAGCTATTCTTGGAAGTAATGCATCCACTTCCCCTTGATGCCCAGTTGTAACTAATAAAAAGTCTTCTCTATTATCTTCTGCCCGTGTAAGTGCTTTTGTAACAGCTTTTGGACTTCCATAAACACTAGCATTATCAGGCAAATCTAAAATTCCAAAATTCTCAGCAATTCCACAATATCGTTCCATAGATCTTCCTAAAAACAATATTTGCCTATCACTAGTCTTAGCAATGTCCGCTATAGCTTGAATCCTTTCAACATGAGAAGAAAAAGTTGTGACAATCATTCCTGCTTTTTCTTTAAGAGGTTGCTTCATTAAATCTTCTAATATTATTTTAGCTACTCTTTCAGAATAAGTTTTAACTTCATTGAATTCATTCGCCCTAGTTGTCTCAACAATAAGTGATAGAACTCCTTGTTTACCTAATTCTCTTAATCTATTATAATCAGGAGGAGGAGATATTTTTTGATGGTTATCAAATTTGAAATCATTTGCATAAACAACTATTCCCTCCGGAGTGTGAAGCGTAGGTAAAACAGCTTGTGGGATACTGTGAGTAGATTGAACAAATTCTAATGTTATATCTTTAGAAAGCTTTAGCTTACCTCCAGGATTAAGAGTTTTAAGAGGATTTGAAACAGAAAACTTCCTTTCTCCTTTAATTGTCCTTTCAATAAGTGCTATTGTATAAGGAGTAGCTATTATTGGAGCATCATATCTATGAGCCAAC from Methanobrevibacter sp. TMH8 encodes the following:
- the idsA gene encoding short chain isoprenyl diphosphate synthase IdsA, giving the protein MSNINEEVSKILGQYSKDITKEIEDALSSIGPEDLREASIYLTKAGGKMLRPSLTVLVSESVGGTITSSIKAAAAIELIHTFSLIHDDIMDKDDMRRGKPSVHKVWGEPVAILAGDTLFSKAYELVIKSKDEINSNNPEECLNRVNRTLSTVADACVKICEGQAQDMGFEGNFDVNEEEYLEMIFKKTGALIAAATESGAIMGGADAKTVSAMYDYGKLIGLAFQIQDDYLDLVSDVDSLGKPVGSDIAEGKMTIIVVNALNNANEEDKNRLIEILKIGNESGNCEQVYIDEAMEIFEKYGSIQYAQDVALANVKKAKELLEVLPDSEAKYTLSLIADFVLQRKN
- a CDS encoding RNase J family beta-CASP ribonuclease codes for the protein MTVEVIAIGGYEEVGKNMTAVKVGEEVIIFDMGIHLDRISIHEDTDIDRMHSLDLIERGVIPDDTLMKDVDGKVKAIVFSHGHLDHIGAVAKLAHRYDAPIIATPYTIALIERTIKGERKFSVSNPLKTLNPGGKLKLSKDITLEFVQSTHSIPQAVLPTLHTPEGIVVYANDFKFDNHQKISPPPDYNRLRELGKQGVLSLIVETTRANEFNEVKTYSERVAKIILEDLMKQPLKEKAGMIVTTFSSHVERIQAIADIAKTSDRQILFLGRSMERYCGIAENFGILDLPDNASVYGSPKAVTKALTRAEDNREDFLLVTTGHQGEVDALLPRIASGRTPFTVRPGDNVIISAPIIPNPTNKANRHMMERRLISSGARIYSNAHVSGHAGREDHRDFLRMLKPMHIIPAHGELAMLSAYGELAEEEGYRIGNNVHILRNGQAQVFNGGFS